The region CGTGGCGAAGCGCATCGTGTGATTCGCCCAGGTGTCGCCCGCCGCGAGAAAACCATGGACGAAAACGATGGGGCGCAGCGATTCGTCGCACGCAGGTCCGGAATCGTCATCCGCATCGTCATCGGCGTCGTCATCGGCATCATCGTCGGCGTCGTCGTCGCTCATGTCGTCATCCGAGTCATCGTCGTCGACCGGTTCCGTGTCGTAACTCGCATCATCGTCATCGTCGTCCCCGCACCCGGCCGCGACGACGAGCGTCATGACGATCGCGAGAAGCATGGCGAACAGCGAGAAGGGGCCTCGGATCATCGGTCACCTCACGGCATTCATCGCGAAATCAATTGAACGGCTCCGTCGTGGCATTGACGACAAGCACAAACGAGATCGTCGCGCCGAAATCCGCCGGCGCGGACTCGGGGCTGACGCAATGGGAAAATTCCTCGTCGCGATTCGTGAAGAAGTACTCGACGAACTCGCGCACCTCTGGCGAGACCACGACATCCTGCTCGTCCGCCGATCCCGGTTCGAGGTCGATCGTCGCGCCGTTCACCGGGGGAAACTGCGTGCCGTAAAAGGTCAGCATCGCGATGACAGCCTCGGAGTCCCCGCTCCACGATGCGTCGGAGTAGCTCGCGCGCATGCTGTGCAGGCTGATATCGGTGAGATCGACGTCCGCCGGCCCGATCCCCGCGTCGGCCAGCAACGCGTTCATCGTCGTCGCCGCGCAGGCCGCGCCCTCCGGCGGACTCGCCTTCGCACCGCCGCCCGCGCCGACCTCGATCGAATCGAGTTCGAGACGCACGGTTTTCGTCGTGGAAGCGGCCTCGTCGTCATCGTCATCATCGTCGCCGCACGACGCCGACGTCAGCGCGAGCGCGAAAAACAGGGAGCCGATCATCCAGGTCACGAACCATCGCATCCGCATGCACGACACCTTTCCATTCGCCCGAGAAACGAACATCGACATTCTAGCCGCATTTCAATCCATCGTCAGGACGAGCTTGCCCGTCGTCGTGCCCGATTCGATCGCCGCGTGCGCCTCGGCGACACGGTCGATGGGGAACGCGCGCACCGGCGCGAGGGCAATCTTTCCCTCGGCTTCCCACTCCATCATGCGCGCGATCGCCTCGATCAGGATCGCTTTGCGCTCGAACAGGTAGCTCAGGTTGAAGGCGAGCACGCTCTTGTTGTCCATCGTCAAGTCCATTGGATTGAAACGCGGGATCTTGACGAAATCCTTGACGAGCCCCGGCCATTCGCGCCACGTCACGCGTCCGCCCTGCCGAGGCATCATGCCGGAGAAACCATACACGACAAGCTTGCCCGCCGACGCGAGATGGCGGTAGCTGTCTTTCAGTGTCGCGGGACCGTTGGCGTCGGCGATGACGTCGAACCCGCCGGGGGCGATGCGTTTCGCCGCGGCCCACAGGTCCTCGCGCGACTTGTCGATCACCTCGTCGCAGCCGTTCGCGCGGGCGACGTCGATCTTGGTCGAACTCCCAACAACGCCGACCGTGCGGCACCCGGCGATGCGCGCGAGCTGCGTCATGGCAAGTCCCACGCCGCCCGCGGCCGAATGGATGAGGATCGACGCGCCCGGCCGGGGATGCGCGAGTTCATACAGCGCGTAGTACGCCGTCAGATACACGGTGGGGAATCCCGCCGCCTGCTCCACGGTCCAGCGTGCGGGCACCGGGAAGACCTGATCTTCAGGCAGGACGACCTTCGAGGCGTAGCCGCCGAAGAGCGTGCCCGCGAAGACCGCGTCGCCGGTCTTCAGGCGCGTCACGCCCTCGCCCACCGCGCTCACGACGCCCGCGACCTCGAAACCCGGTGTCACGGGCCAACCGACGAGTTCCTTCTGCGACTTGTAGAACCCCATGCGAATCACGACGTCGGCGTAGTTGATGCCAGCCGCGCGCACATCGATCGCGACCTCGCCGCGCTTCGGCGGCGCGGGATCGGGGAGCGTTTCGACGCGAAGCGACTCGTAACCGCCGGGCCGATGAATGACGACAGCACGCATGGTTAGAGGAAGTAATCGGGCAGCAGGTCGGCGCCCGGAACATACGCGTAGGTGTCGAAGTCGGTGACGCCCGCTTCGCGCAGAACGTCCTCGTCGATGAGGAAGTGTCCCGTGCATTCGCGCGCGGTGCGCGTCACAACGGCGTGCGCGGCATCGGCCATGATCTCGGGCTTGCGTGAACGCGACATCGTTTCCTCGCCGCCCAGCAGGTTTTGCACCGCCGCGGTGGCGATGATCGTGCGCGGCCACAGGGCGTTGACCGCCACGCCCTGCTCGCGAAACTCCTCGGCCATGCCGAGCACGCACATGCTCATGCCGTATTTCGCCATGGTGTACGCGGTGTGGGGCGCGAACCAACGCGGCTCCATCGAGAGCGGCGGTGAAATATTAAGGATATGCGGATTCTCCGCCTTCAGCAGATACGGCAGGCACGCCTGCGAGCACGCAAAGGTGCCGCGCGTGTTGATCTGATGCATCAGGTCGTAGCGTTTCATCGGCGTTTCGAGCGTCCCGGTGAGCTGTATCGCGCTCGCGTTGTTGATGAGGATATCGATGCCGCCGAAACGCTCGACCGCGGCGGCGACGGCCGCGGCGATCTGTTCCTCAAAACGTACATCCACCATGCACGCCAGCGCATGACCGCCCGCGTCTTCGATCTGCGTCGCGGCGGTGTGGATGGTCCCCGGCAGCTTGGCGTGCGGCTCGCTCGTCTTGGCGGCGATGACGATGTTCGCCCCGTCGCGCGCGGCTCGCAGCGCGATGGCGAGGCCGATGCCGCGACTCGCGCCCGTGATGAAAATGGTCTTGTTTCGAAGCGTCTCCATGACTCCCCCGGGCGATCGGATTGATGCTGGTGTCGAAACTTAATCACGGATCGGCGCGAACGCAACGCCGACGTGGCGGATTTTCGCTTTACACACCCCGTTCGCTTTGCTAATCACAGTTCAGGGGGTACCCATGACCAAGAATGACAAGGCGCAGGCGCGCAAGCGCCAGGAACGGGCCATGAAAAAACGCGGCAAGGATGTCGTCCGGCATCGCACGCGAAGCTCGACGATCCTTTCCGAGAATACGATCCAGCATCAGATGCTGGGGGAATTCGGCAGCGTCGAGAACTTCATCCGCAACATGCGCCGCCTGGGCGAGCTGTTCCGCGAGGACGAGAGCCTCAAGACGCTGCGATTCGACGCGGCGGCGATCTACGCCAAGCTCGATCTCGCCGAAGCGAAGACCAACGCGGCGCTTCGCGACTTCTACAGCAACGACGACTTCACGTATTTCGCGGAGGAATTCGAGGAGTTCTGGAAGGAGCGACGCGGCGAGATTCTGCCCGACCTCGTGAACGACGAACGCGCAAACGAGATCGAGCGCATTTTCAAGGTGCTCATGCAAAAGAAGAAGGGTTTCAAGAAAGACTACCGCGCGGTGCTCGCGGGGCATTTGCTGATCCAGTCGCACCAGCTCGCGCGCAACGAGACGCCGATCGCCGAGAACAACCTGTGGGAAATGATGTTCAACGCGACGATCAAGGAAAACAAGGTCGAGCTTCCCGAACCGCGACCCGAGGAACCGAAAGAAGCCGAAACCGAGGCGGATGCCGTCGCGCCGGTCGACGCCGCGCCCGATGCGTCCGAACCCCCGGCCGCGGACTGATCGCGCCGCCGTTCATGGGCCAGCATCGATCCCACTACCGCGTCATCTTCGGCGACACCGACGGCATGGGGATCGTCTACAATGCGAACTACCTGCGTCTGTTCGAGATGGCGCGTACCGAGTGGTTCCGCGAGCTGTTCATTCTTCCCCTTCAGATGATCGAGCGCGACCTGTACACGATCGTCGTCAAGGCGTTCGTCGCCTACCACGCGCCCGCGCGCTACGACGATGTGCTGGCCATCGACGCCTGGATTCCCGCATCCAAGGTACAGCGCGCGTCGTTCCGGTTCGAATACCGCGTCACGAACACGGTTGATGATCGCCTCGTGGCGACGGGTTACACGGTGCACGCGCTCACCAGCCGCGAGGGCAAGCTCAAACGAATGCCGACCGAGTTTTACGAGGATGTGCTGCGGCTCGCGGTCGATCGCCCGGTGCTCGACGAAGGGCACCGCTGACGACGGGTCAGAGGCGCAGGTCGAACCGACACCGCGCTCCCGCGAGCACACTGTAGATGGTGAGGTCGAGGCTCTCTTCGCCGGAATCTCCCGTCCCCGCGGACTCCTCGCCCGTCGAGACGAGATCGACCGTCGAGATCATGCCGTAACCCAGAAGGCCAAACGAAAAATCGGGCGAGATCTTCCAGTCGTAACCCGCGCCGACGAGGAAGCGCAGGTTGCGCATCTGCCGGTCGGTTTCGAAGGTGCGCGACGCGATCTTGCGGTCATCGCGGTCGCGGATGTCGAGCTCGGTCCCCCCATTCGCATTGAAGGACGTCGCCGCCAGGAGATAAACGCGGCGGCTTGCGTCGCCGACGAGTTCGTAGGTCGCCTGCACGCCGAGTTCCATGAACGACATGGTTCCCGACGCGGTCTCGCCGCCGGGCAGATCGAGATTCACCCATTGAACCGGAAACCCGAATCGGAGCCCCATCGTCCAGGGCGTACGGGCATATCCGAACGTCGCCGCCGGCATCAGCAACACGTTGTACGAGCCGGTGTGGACATCGCGCGTGTCGAACGCATCGCCGGTGGACGACCATTCGCCCTTGTCGGTGACGAAAAGGCTGGCCGCGGCCTCGGGCGAGATGAAGACGGACCGCTCGATCGGCGCATCGGCGGCGGACGAACTGCCCGCGAAGCTGAACAGCATCAGGACCACCGCGAGGCGAGCGATCCTATTTGCCGAAGATCTTTTCGTTTTCCTTGGCGTCGTTGGCGATCTCTTGTTGCCAGTCGCGAGAGTTGGGGCGAGCATTCTTGAACTCCTCGAACCACACCTTCGCGAGTTCGCGTCGATCGACCCCTTCCGGCGCGACCTGCATGTCGAGCTGCGCCAGCGTCAGATCGAAATCGGAGTTGATCATCGTCTGCGGATCCATCCCAAATTCGGTCAGCGCCTGTTTCAGCTCTGCCGGGGGCACGCCGAAACGCCGCGCCAGATCGTGGATGTTCTGCAGCCGATACCCTCCATCCACGGTGATGCCGAGATGATACGCGCAGAACAGCTCGAACGGATCGATCCGGCCTTCCGCGTCGCGGATCGTCTCCGGGCGCCGCTGCTGGTGGCGTTGGCGCGGCTGGCCCTGGATCGGTCCGGAATTCGGCCCCGGCTTTTGCGGTTCGCGCCCGCCGAACTTGGCGAAAGGCTGCTGGCCGCTGTTCGGACCGCGCCGGAACCGCCCTTGTCCACCCTGCCCTCCCCGGTTCGGGCCCTGCGGTCCCTGACCGCCGCGCCCCCATCGAAGGTCCTGACGTCCGTCCTGTCCGCGTTGCTGCGGGGGATTCGGATTGCCTCGCGGGTTGGAACCCGGTCCGCCTCGCGCATTGTTGTTCGGGCCGCCCTGGGCGTTGTTGCTCTGGCCGCCGTGGGCGTTGTTGTTCGAACCGCTCCGCGCAGTGTTCTGCGGATTCTTATGATGATGCTTTCTGCGCGGCGGGTCGGACCGGAATCTGTCGTTGCTGTCGTCGTTCACTCACTCTCCCTCATCGGATGTTCGTCCGTTGATGACTGCGTCTCCGGGCGCACATGCGCCACGATCGGGCATCCCAAGCCGGTCCCAAACGGAACCGGCCTCGGCTTTACCCCCGAGTGGAATCGAACCACCGCACACGGCTTCGGAGGCCGCTGCTCTATCCACTGAGCTACGGGGGCTCACTTCGAATTGTTCATCGGTACCAACGTATCCTGTGACCCTTGGCCCCGGAATTCGTCTTCGGGGCGCCACGCTGCGCGAACGTCTCTCGTTTTCCACGTGCGAGACGAGGCCCACGGTCGGACGCCGTCGGCTCTTCGCGGCCGACTTCTGGAAGTCTGTGGACCCGATTCCGCGGACCGATCCGAAAGAGTTGCGTGCGCCGCTTTTACCGGCGCGCGTCCCGGGTCGTATCGACTCCGGGAGTCGTATCTCGGTCCCTCAGGGATATCATCGGCGGAATCGGGGTCGGTCTTGAACCGTCTCCGGTTTTCGTGACCGACATCCTCCGGCGTCATTCAGACCGGGTTGGATGGTAGCGGGATCGAACCGCCGGCCTCAGCCTTGCGAAGGCTGCGCTCTTCCAACTGAGCTAACCACCCGCTGGAGACGGCGCTATACCAAGTTTCCCCAGTCATTTCAAGGGCCGCGGCGTATCTCGCGGGAACATCCTCGCGAGACGTTCATCCCGTACGTGTTGTCACGAACGATCCGCGTTTGCGTTCGACGCACCCATCGAATAACATGCGGTCTTGATTCGCCGCCACCTGGAACGGCGGAATTTCATCGGCGGGGCACGTGAGCAAATCCGTTCTGATTGTCGATTACGAACGCCGGGATGCCGACGCGGTTTCCCGTTATCTGAACGAATACGGCTACCGGGCGGCGATCGTCACGCAGGGCGAGCATGTCGTGCGTGCGTTTCGCGAGGGCGACTTCGACCTCGTCCTCGTCAACCTGCTCATGCCGGACGTGAGCGGCGTCGAGATCTGCAAGCGCCTGAAAAGCTACGAACAGGGCATCCGCACGCCCGTCTATTTCCTGTCGCCGCTCGCCACCGGTCACAACATGGCGAACCGTCAGAACGGCGCCGAGGGAACGCTGACCAAGCCGATCAATCTCGGTCAGGTTCTCGAAATCGCGGAACGCCATCTGGGACCTGGTGATCCGGAGGTGACGGCCGACGCCAGGCGTTCGGCCACGCGTCGCGATGACGCGGCGAAGCGGAAGGACCAATCGACCGCCTCCGCCGCCGCCGAGCCCGCGTCGACGAAGTCCGCGCGCACCGTCGATTCGAAACCTGAATCCGGTCCCGGAGACGTGTCCAGCCAGAAGGAAGGTGCATCCCGCGCGAAGGAAGCGGAAATCGGCGTCCGGCGAAAAGCGGACGAAAAGCCGTCGGAGTCCGGACGGATCGAACGCACGGGCATGGGTCGGCTGATCGCCCAGCTCGGACGCGGGAAATCCACGGGGCGTCTCGAGATCGAGATCGAGGGCAAGCGGGTCGCGATCCGCTTCGATGCCGGATTCATCGTCGGGCTCGGTTCGGGAGACTTCGTCCCGTGGCTGGTTCGGCAGGGCAAACTTTCCGAGGCTGACGCCGACAAGGTGCGTGAGTTGCGTCAGCGCCGTCGCGGCGAGGTGATCGAGGTTCTCAAGTCCGAGAAAATGCTGGGCGGCGTCGAAGTGGACATGCTGCTCGATCGTTGGCGGATCCAGGCGCTCAAAGATGCCGTTTGCCTCAAGCTCGGGGACTACAAATTTTTTCCCGGCGAGGTGACGCGGACGATTCACGTCGATCCCCTCATCCTCGTCCATCACCACTTCAAGTCGTTGTACGCCGGATCGGCGCTCGCCTCCCAGGTCGAAACCGATCTGCGTGCCGCGAAACCCCTCTTCGCGACCGGCGATCCGATCAAGCGTCAGATCCCCACCGATCCCGATCTCGCGCTCGTCCTGCATGCCGCGGACGCGGGCGCGAGCCTCGCACAGATCCGGGAGTTGGTGCCGAACTCCCGCGACGCCGATGCCGCCGTATATGCCCTGTGGCTGACCGGCAACGTCACGCAGGATCCTTCGGCGGCGTGGCGCGTTCCCACGGCCTCGCCCGCGGCGACCGTGGAAAAGTCCCCGGCGCGACCTTCGATCGAAATTCCGACCGAGGAACCGCTTTTCGATCTCGATGTCGATCCCGACCTCGTCGCCGCCGAGCCCGCGTCGAGCGAAACCCAGAACGGTTTTGGCGATTTCGAAAAGAGTTTCGACGCGGAGTTCGAGGCGGAGTTCGAGACCGAAGTCGTCGCCGACGTCGAGACCATGACGATCCCCGCCCCGAAAACGGCCGCCTCGCGGCCCGCCGTGGACGCCGTGGACGCCGTGGACGCACCGACCATTTTCGCGGACGAATTTGGGGATCTGGAAAGTGACGGTGACTTCGTCGATCCGGATTTCGAGGGACTCACACCCGACGCCGCAACCACCCCGCGCTCGAAATCCGCGCCGCGCGTCGACGCGCCGGGGCGTCGAGAGTCCACGCCCGCCGATCTCGCATCCAAATCGTCGAAAGCGGAGCGACCGGAGGCAAAGAGCGTCGACGAATTGCAGGCCGAGATCGACGGGCTGGTCGGCCGGACTCGATCGGCCGTGGCTTACGTGGACGACATCGCTCCGGACCCGCACGTGACCACCGAGGAGCTTCTGCGTCGCGGCGACGAGCTCATGCGCGACCGCGTGTATTCCAAGGCGCAGGACTTTTTTTCCGAGGTCGTGCTGCGCGAGCCGAAGAACGCCGAGGCGTGGACGCGTCTGGCGCGCGCGCAGTATCGAAACCGTTTCGAGGATCGGCTTGACCGCACGCTCGACGCGGTGCGCTCTTGCCGTAAGGCCGTCGCGGTGAAACAGGATTTCCTCGGCGCGTACCAGACGCTCATCAAGATTTTCGAGGAAGAGAACAAGCCCGAAATTGCGCGGTCGGTCGCGCTCGCCGCCATCGAGTTCCACCCCGGCGACGAGGAACTCTCGAAGCGGCTTCGCACGATCGAACGCCGCATGAAACGCGCGACGACCTGACGCCCGGGCGCGGACGCGCGGCAGCATTCCCACCGGCCCGAAAATCCGTACAATGCCTGCGTGCCGTCGCGTTCTCCGGTACCGATTTTGTTTTGCACATCGAGAGGATGGTCATGCCGATTCCCGGACTCGCCAAATCGCCGATCATCTATGTCGGCAGCGTGAAGAATCTCCGACGCAAAAAACCCGCGACCGCGAAGACGCCGGGCGTCCTGTGGTTCGAGTACACCGACGACTATTCCGTCTTCGACTACGGCAAAATGCCCGACCGCATCCCCGACAAGGGCGCGGCCGCGGCGATGATGACCGCAGTGCTTTTTGAGCAGATCGCCGCTGCCTCCACCTGGCGCGCGTTCGACGACACATCGACCTGGTCGCAGATCAAGGACAAGGCGCTGCGCGAAGAACTTCGCAAGTCCCCGGTTCTGGCGGAGTGGAAAAAGACCGGAGCGCCGACGCACTACCAGGGCATTCTCGACGGAGACGGCCGGCCGCTACCCGTGTCGAAACTCAAGTCGCCCAGCAACGTCGTGCAGGTCTCGTCCGTGCGCATCATCCATCCCGAGCCCGCGATCGTCTCGGGCCGCAAGCTCTACAACTACGGCGCGTTCACCCCCAAACTCGACAACCATCTCGTTCCGCTCGAGTGCATCTTCCGCTTCGGCGTGCCGCGCGGATCTTCGCTGCTCAAGCGACTCGCGAAGAATCCCGCCTACGGCGAGGAGATCGGCCTGACGAAGCCCGTGCAGGAAGGCGACGTGCTGCCGCGCCCTATCGTCGAGTTCTCCACCAAGCTCGAACCCGCCGACCGGATGGTGCCCTACGACTTCGCCATGAACGCCGCGGGCATGACCGGCGACGAGTTCCGAACGCTCGTGCATGGAACGATGCTGCTGGCCCTGTGGCTGCGCGGCGTTTTCGCGCGCCATGGCATCAAACTGTGGGACGGAAAATTCGAGTTCCTGCGCATCGGCGGGCGGCTGGTGCTCGGCGACGCGATCACGGCGGACGAGCTGCGCCTCACGTATCGCAACCTGCAGGTCAGCAAGGAACCGCTACGCCAGTACCACCACCGCTATCATCCGACCTTCGTCGAGGCGATGGAAAAAGCGAAAAAGATTTCTCAGCACGACGACCGCCCGCTCGCGCAGATTGTCGAATCGCTCGGCCACCCGCCCAAACCCGTCGACCCCGGCGTGGTCGCGGCGGTCTCCGACATGTATTGCGGCATCACCGAGGCGCTGGTCGGGAAACCCGTCTTCGGCGGACGCGCGACGCTCGATCAGGTCGCGAAGAAGCTGAAGAAATACGGCATCGCGTGAGCGCGAATCCGCCGCTCGCCGGAAGGTTCGTCGTCGAACCGGACGGCGCCTGGCGTCACAATGACGAGGAGATCACGCACGAGCGCACGTGGAAGCTCTTTTCCACGGCGCTCCGGCGCGACGACGACGGGCGTTATGTGCTCGCGATCGGACGTGAGCGGGTCTTCGTCGAAGTGGTGGACGCGCCACTCATTGTCACCGCGCTGCGACTGGAAGACGGCCGCGTCCGGCTGCGCTTTCACGACGACACGTATCATTTGCTCAATCCGCGCACAGTCCGATTTCAAGGGAACGTCCCGTATTGCGAAGGCCGTGACGGACTGCCCGCGAAGTTCTCGATCGCGGCTTACCACCAACTCGCCGAGCACATTCACGAAACCGAAGAGGGCTTTGAACTGCGCCTCGGCGATGCGGCGGTCGCACTCCCGCCGCAAACGAATTAGCGCGCCTGGGGTTTCGCCAGCAGGTTTCGCCCGCCCGTCGCGAGCACGTATCCGCCCGCCGCGATGAACGGAATCTGCGAAAGCAGGTGCGTGACGATGGCCGCGGCGAGGGAGACGTCCTTCGGCAGGCCGAGCAGCGTCGCACCGGCGATGAAGCCAAGGTGATAAGTGCCGATAAATCCCGGCGACGACGGCAGCGCGATGGCGAAGGCGATCGACAGGACGATCACGAAGCCCGCCCACAGCGGCACGTCGATCCCCGCTCCGCAAAACACGCACACGCTCGGAAACGTCGTGACGCTCCACGTGGCGAAGGATAGCGCCACCACCGCCGCCGCGCTCGCGCCGGAGTCGAGCGACGCGAGACCGCCGAGTGCGTCGTGGATCCATCGGCGCAGCCGACCGGGCTCGGCGGCCTTACCCAGCACCGCGTCGCGGTTGCGGCTCAGAATCCATCCCCCGCCGAGCGTCGCGACGCACGCGCAGATGGCGGCGATGGCGAGCGTCGCGGGCGGGAGCGGCAATCCCGGGAACCGGTCGCCAAGCGTCAGCGACACGGCGACCGCGCCGATCGTCGAGATCGTGATGACGTCGAGCACGCGTTCGAGGACGAGTCCCGTTGTGGTCGCGAGCACGCCCGCGCCCGTACGCCGGGCGAAATACGCGATGCGCATCGCCTCGCCCGAACGCATGGGCAGAAGGCCGTTGAAGAAGATCGACACGAGCACGGCTTCGAGCGACGCGCGATAGGTGGAGCCCGATCGGCGCAGGAACACGTGCCAACGCCACGTTCGCAACAATGTGCCCACAATCATGAAACCGAGCGCCGCAACCATCGACAGGGGATGGATCGAACGGATCGCACGCCACGCCTCGGCGAAGTCGACATTGCGCAGCGACAGCCAGAGCGCCAGCACGGTGATGATGAGCGACAGGCCGATCGCAACGGACCGACGGCGCAAAATCCGCGTGAGCCGTTCAAACGACCCGGCGAGCGACTCGTTCACGACGCCGCCGCGAGTTCGGTTGCGATCGCCTGCCAGACCTGATCCGTCCCGATGCGGTCCATGCAATCGATCGTGCGGCAGCGTTTGACGTAGCCGAAGATCGAACACGGACGGCATGGCACGCGCGTCGAAACACCGACGCCCATCCCCGGCGGCGGACCCCACTTGCGTTCGTCCGACGCGCCGAAGAGCACGACGGACCGCCTGCCCAGCGCGAGGGCGAGGTGCGTGACTCCGGTGTCGCAGCCGACGTACAGCCGCGCGCGCGCGACCACCGCGGCGGTTTCGTCGAGGCGTAGGCGGCCCACGAGACTCACGACGCGCCGATCGTTGACCGCGTGCAGCACGTTTTCCGCGAGTTCCCGCGCGTCGGCGCCGCCGACCAGCACCACCCGTCCCGCGTCCCGCGCGAGCAGACGCCGCACGATCTCGGCCCAGCGCCCCGCCGGCCATTCCTTCCCGCGCGCGCCGCCGTAGGGAAACACCACCAGCGGGCGCTCGGCGTCAGCGGGAAGTCCCGGCACCTCGCGTGGCAATTTCGCCCGGTCGAGCAGACCCGCGAGTTCGATCGTCGTCTCGCGCGGTCCGCACAGCGGCTCGACGAGATGGTCGAACGCCTCCGACTCGTGGCGATCCATCGGGTAGTCGACGAGGTGCGTGTAGAGCTCATTGCGTTCGGGCTTGATCTTGAAGCCGATGCGCACCGGCGCGCGAGAAAGCAGCGTGAACACCGCCGACGCGTAGTGAAACTGCTCGGTGTCGATCACCACGTCGAAGTCGCCCGAACGCAGTCGTCGCCAGAATGTCCACGGTTTTTCGTCAAGCGTCAGGACCTCGTCGAACAGATTCGTCATGGCCGCGATGGCGCGGTTGCGCTTTTGCGCCACGAGCGTGATGCGCGCGGCGGGGAAGCGGTCGCGCACGCGGCGCACGGCGGGTAACAGGAGGATCAAATCGCCGATTCCGCCGGGACGAATGACGAGCACACGCCGAACGTTCTCGGGGGCGATCTCCACAAATGGAGGACCGAACGTGCGACGGAAGTGCCGCCAGCCGAGCCAGCGCGCGAGAATCCCCGCCGCGTAACGATCCGCCCACTTGAAGAGATCGGTCGAGGCGATCATGCGGCCGGCTCGTTCG is a window of Deltaproteobacteria bacterium DNA encoding:
- a CDS encoding response regulator, encoding MSKSVLIVDYERRDADAVSRYLNEYGYRAAIVTQGEHVVRAFREGDFDLVLVNLLMPDVSGVEICKRLKSYEQGIRTPVYFLSPLATGHNMANRQNGAEGTLTKPINLGQVLEIAERHLGPGDPEVTADARRSATRRDDAAKRKDQSTASAAAEPASTKSARTVDSKPESGPGDVSSQKEGASRAKEAEIGVRRKADEKPSESGRIERTGMGRLIAQLGRGKSTGRLEIEIEGKRVAIRFDAGFIVGLGSGDFVPWLVRQGKLSEADADKVRELRQRRRGEVIEVLKSEKMLGGVEVDMLLDRWRIQALKDAVCLKLGDYKFFPGEVTRTIHVDPLILVHHHFKSLYAGSALASQVETDLRAAKPLFATGDPIKRQIPTDPDLALVLHAADAGASLAQIRELVPNSRDADAAVYALWLTGNVTQDPSAAWRVPTASPAATVEKSPARPSIEIPTEEPLFDLDVDPDLVAAEPASSETQNGFGDFEKSFDAEFEAEFETEVVADVETMTIPAPKTAASRPAVDAVDAVDAPTIFADEFGDLESDGDFVDPDFEGLTPDAATTPRSKSAPRVDAPGRRESTPADLASKSSKAERPEAKSVDELQAEIDGLVGRTRSAVAYVDDIAPDPHVTTEELLRRGDELMRDRVYSKAQDFFSEVVLREPKNAEAWTRLARAQYRNRFEDRLDRTLDAVRSCRKAVAVKQDFLGAYQTLIKIFEEENKPEIARSVALAAIEFHPGDEELSKRLRTIERRMKRATT
- a CDS encoding flippase-like domain-containing protein — protein: MNESLAGSFERLTRILRRRSVAIGLSLIITVLALWLSLRNVDFAEAWRAIRSIHPLSMVAALGFMIVGTLLRTWRWHVFLRRSGSTYRASLEAVLVSIFFNGLLPMRSGEAMRIAYFARRTGAGVLATTTGLVLERVLDVITISTIGAVAVSLTLGDRFPGLPLPPATLAIAAICACVATLGGGWILSRNRDAVLGKAAEPGRLRRWIHDALGGLASLDSGASAAAVVALSFATWSVTTFPSVCVFCGAGIDVPLWAGFVIVLSIAFAIALPSSPGFIGTYHLGFIAGATLLGLPKDVSLAAAIVTHLLSQIPFIAAGGYVLATGGRNLLAKPQAR
- a CDS encoding acyl-CoA thioesterase, translating into MGQHRSHYRVIFGDTDGMGIVYNANYLRLFEMARTEWFRELFILPLQMIERDLYTIVVKAFVAYHAPARYDDVLAIDAWIPASKVQRASFRFEYRVTNTVDDRLVATGYTVHALTSREGKLKRMPTEFYEDVLRLAVDRPVLDEGHR
- a CDS encoding zinc-binding dehydrogenase, which codes for MRAVVIHRPGGYESLRVETLPDPAPPKRGEVAIDVRAAGINYADVVIRMGFYKSQKELVGWPVTPGFEVAGVVSAVGEGVTRLKTGDAVFAGTLFGGYASKVVLPEDQVFPVPARWTVEQAAGFPTVYLTAYYALYELAHPRPGASILIHSAAGGVGLAMTQLARIAGCRTVGVVGSSTKIDVARANGCDEVIDKSREDLWAAAKRIAPGGFDVIADANGPATLKDSYRHLASAGKLVVYGFSGMMPRQGGRVTWREWPGLVKDFVKIPRFNPMDLTMDNKSVLAFNLSYLFERKAILIEAIARMMEWEAEGKIALAPVRAFPIDRVAEAHAAIESGTTTGKLVLTMD
- a CDS encoding NAD(P)-dependent oxidoreductase; translated protein: METLRNKTIFITGASRGIGLAIALRAARDGANIVIAAKTSEPHAKLPGTIHTAATQIEDAGGHALACMVDVRFEEQIAAAVAAAVERFGGIDILINNASAIQLTGTLETPMKRYDLMHQINTRGTFACSQACLPYLLKAENPHILNISPPLSMEPRWFAPHTAYTMAKYGMSMCVLGMAEEFREQGVAVNALWPRTIIATAAVQNLLGGEETMSRSRKPEIMADAAHAVVTRTARECTGHFLIDEDVLREAGVTDFDTYAYVPGADLLPDYFL
- a CDS encoding DUF1285 domain-containing protein, with the translated sequence MSANPPLAGRFVVEPDGAWRHNDEEITHERTWKLFSTALRRDDDGRYVLAIGRERVFVEVVDAPLIVTALRLEDGRVRLRFHDDTYHLLNPRTVRFQGNVPYCEGRDGLPAKFSIAAYHQLAEHIHETEEGFELRLGDAAVALPPQTN
- a CDS encoding glycosyltransferase family 9 protein — protein: MIASTDLFKWADRYAAGILARWLGWRHFRRTFGPPFVEIAPENVRRVLVIRPGGIGDLILLLPAVRRVRDRFPAARITLVAQKRNRAIAAMTNLFDEVLTLDEKPWTFWRRLRSGDFDVVIDTEQFHYASAVFTLLSRAPVRIGFKIKPERNELYTHLVDYPMDRHESEAFDHLVEPLCGPRETTIELAGLLDRAKLPREVPGLPADAERPLVVFPYGGARGKEWPAGRWAEIVRRLLARDAGRVVLVGGADARELAENVLHAVNDRRVVSLVGRLRLDETAAVVARARLYVGCDTGVTHLALALGRRSVVLFGASDERKWGPPPGMGVGVSTRVPCRPCSIFGYVKRCRTIDCMDRIGTDQVWQAIATELAAAS